In Azotosporobacter soli, one DNA window encodes the following:
- a CDS encoding PTS sugar transporter subunit IIA: MDLSQLLTPELILFDLKATAKAEVLSELVTVLDNAGYLSDRKQFEAAAWKREQEYSTGIGMGIAIPHAKDASVRKAALVFGRSVGGADYQSMDGTPSHLFFLIAVPADANDTHLAILSHLSRRLMHQAVRDRLMSASSYDDVINAFAD, from the coding sequence ATGGACTTGTCGCAACTTTTAACCCCCGAGCTGATTCTTTTTGATCTGAAGGCGACCGCTAAAGCAGAGGTATTGTCCGAGTTGGTAACTGTACTCGACAACGCGGGTTACCTCTCCGACCGCAAGCAATTCGAGGCAGCGGCCTGGAAACGTGAACAGGAGTATTCGACCGGCATCGGCATGGGCATCGCCATTCCCCACGCCAAAGACGCCAGTGTTCGCAAAGCCGCGCTCGTCTTCGGCCGCTCGGTTGGCGGCGCCGATTATCAATCGATGGACGGCACGCCGTCACATCTCTTTTTCCTAATCGCCGTACCGGCCGATGCGAACGACACGCACCTGGCAATCCTGTCCCACCTCTCACGTCGCCTGATGCACCAAGCGGTACGCGACCGCCTGATGTCCGCGTCTTCTTATGACGACGTAATCAACGCTTTTGCCGACTAA
- a CDS encoding PRD domain-containing protein gives MHVPEPYQVVKAFNNSVLLALQNGKERILIAKGIGFGRQVGDCLAADTPCEKIFTIDDAENSGRLRQLLGEISDALFITCENIIHMISRELGEELNEKIHINLVDHIAFMLKRLQSGDEISNPFQTEIEVLYKQEFELARKAVSMLEEDTKLQIPDGEIGFIAMHIHSARRSGQISQTIKCAFLANTIVDFLEEELQLEIDRQSLTYARFITHVRFTVERLLTNVPIQNELLATIKRKYKASFALAKQVGALIADELAMPAIPDDEVGYLTLHIEKLRTHQ, from the coding sequence ATGCATGTCCCTGAACCCTATCAGGTAGTCAAGGCTTTCAATAACAGCGTTCTTCTGGCTTTGCAAAACGGCAAAGAACGCATCTTGATCGCCAAAGGCATCGGCTTCGGCCGTCAAGTCGGCGACTGCCTCGCAGCCGATACCCCTTGCGAAAAGATATTCACGATTGACGACGCGGAAAACTCAGGCCGCCTGCGTCAATTGCTGGGTGAGATCAGCGACGCTTTGTTCATCACCTGCGAAAATATCATCCATATGATCAGTCGCGAACTCGGCGAAGAACTGAATGAGAAGATTCACATCAACCTCGTTGATCACATCGCCTTTATGCTCAAGCGTCTGCAAAGCGGCGACGAGATTAGCAATCCGTTCCAAACCGAAATCGAAGTCTTATACAAGCAGGAATTCGAACTGGCCCGCAAGGCCGTCTCGATGCTGGAAGAAGACACCAAACTGCAAATCCCGGACGGCGAAATCGGCTTTATCGCGATGCACATCCATTCGGCGCGGCGCAGCGGTCAGATTTCGCAGACGATCAAATGCGCGTTTCTCGCCAATACGATCGTCGATTTCCTGGAAGAAGAGCTGCAGCTTGAAATTGACCGTCAATCGCTGACTTACGCGCGTTTTATCACGCATGTCCGCTTCACGGTCGAACGTCTGCTGACCAATGTGCCGATTCAAAACGAACTGCTTGCGACAATCAAGCGAAAATATAAGGCGTCCTTCGCCTTAGCCAAACAAGTCGGCGCACTAATTGCCGACGAGCTGGCGATGCCTGCGATCCCGGATGATGAGGTCGGTTATCTGACCTTGCATATCGAAAAACTGCGTACGCATCAATGA
- a CDS encoding methyl-accepting chemotaxis protein: MFTSLKPKILLGLFILITLVSAALALPTIWLFNNYVEQSAKSDALKALNGFQHQVGQLEANAARYAVILAADPFLSAGIAAKDAAQIQLQLDKQLRNMPMDFVTITDASGIVLYRSHDAKRGDSVTNQPNVQKALQGTASSGIEQGTAVRLSARAGAPVKNGQGQVVGVISTGYDLSKEVYLDEMKENYQTEVTLFFGDTRLMTTVSKDGKRLIGTKMSEPVAKTVLQDGQAFTGPADVQGLPFMTAYQPLKDSANKPYGALFAGQPLAAAQQARNQMIFSMIAIAVITNLLVFALTWLLVTRGLKPILAMVAALAAVAQGDMRQTVAVTSRDELGQLASDFNRMTEALRQVLRDVGSAANRLAEASVDFQSSSEQSAQAVTLIAGSVIEIAAGADQQVSVTGQAFGVMQEVGQQVLTAKDSAAAAVQQADAAASQAATGSQVINQAVSQMGEIDASVQNLAALIEKLESHASKIQEFVASITAIASQTNLLSLNAAIEAARAGEHGRGFAVVADEVSHLAEQSERAAGQIALLIQEIQRDTAHAVTAMDSGLQEVASGADFVNQAGTAFQEIRSVVAQLHEQVVTIQSNIGHVASGADTVTGQFIRVEDLSRKTSSETQTVSASTQEQSATMQEMAASSHQLAQMAEDLAKAISRFKV; this comes from the coding sequence ATGTTCACTTCTTTGAAGCCAAAAATCCTTCTCGGCCTATTTATCCTTATCACTCTGGTCAGTGCCGCGCTGGCCTTACCGACCATCTGGCTGTTCAACAACTATGTCGAGCAGTCCGCCAAAAGCGACGCGCTGAAGGCGCTGAACGGCTTTCAGCATCAAGTCGGGCAGCTCGAGGCGAATGCCGCTCGCTACGCGGTCATCCTCGCTGCAGACCCCTTTCTCAGCGCCGGCATCGCCGCGAAAGACGCCGCTCAGATTCAGCTGCAGCTCGACAAACAATTGCGCAATATGCCGATGGACTTCGTCACGATCACCGATGCCAGCGGCATCGTTCTCTACCGCAGCCATGACGCCAAACGCGGCGACAGCGTCACGAATCAGCCAAATGTGCAAAAAGCGCTGCAAGGCACTGCGAGCAGCGGCATTGAGCAAGGCACCGCAGTCAGGTTGTCGGCGCGCGCCGGTGCACCGGTTAAAAACGGCCAAGGGCAAGTCGTGGGCGTCATTTCAACCGGTTATGATTTAAGTAAAGAAGTCTATTTAGATGAAATGAAGGAAAACTATCAAACGGAAGTCACCTTGTTTTTTGGCGACACCCGCCTGATGACTACCGTGAGCAAAGACGGTAAACGTCTGATCGGCACGAAGATGAGCGAACCCGTTGCCAAAACGGTTTTGCAGGATGGACAAGCGTTCACCGGTCCGGCCGACGTGCAGGGACTCCCTTTTATGACCGCTTACCAGCCGCTGAAAGACAGCGCCAATAAGCCTTATGGCGCGCTCTTTGCAGGCCAGCCGCTCGCCGCGGCGCAGCAGGCGCGCAATCAGATGATTTTTTCGATGATCGCGATTGCCGTGATCACCAACCTGCTGGTATTTGCTTTGACTTGGCTGCTGGTCACGCGCGGCCTCAAGCCGATTTTAGCGATGGTCGCCGCACTGGCCGCCGTTGCGCAGGGCGACATGCGGCAAACGGTCGCGGTCACCTCCCGCGATGAACTGGGGCAATTGGCCAGTGATTTCAACCGGATGACCGAAGCGCTGCGCCAGGTACTGCGTGATGTCGGCAGCGCGGCCAACCGCCTGGCCGAAGCGTCGGTCGATTTCCAGTCCAGCAGCGAACAAAGTGCGCAGGCCGTAACGTTAATTGCCGGTTCCGTCATTGAAATTGCCGCCGGCGCCGATCAGCAGGTCAGCGTGACCGGCCAGGCTTTCGGCGTAATGCAGGAAGTCGGTCAGCAGGTGCTTACCGCAAAGGACAGCGCCGCTGCAGCCGTGCAACAGGCAGACGCCGCCGCCAGTCAGGCCGCGACCGGCAGCCAGGTCATCAACCAGGCTGTATCGCAGATGGGCGAAATTGATGCTTCGGTGCAAAATCTGGCCGCTCTGATCGAAAAACTGGAAAGCCACGCCTCTAAGATTCAGGAGTTTGTTGCCTCGATCACGGCGATTGCCAGCCAGACTAACTTGCTGTCGCTTAACGCCGCGATCGAAGCGGCACGCGCCGGTGAACACGGACGCGGTTTCGCAGTCGTAGCCGATGAAGTCTCGCATCTGGCCGAGCAGTCGGAACGCGCAGCCGGGCAAATCGCCTTGCTGATTCAAGAGATCCAGCGTGATACCGCCCACGCGGTGACGGCGATGGACAGCGGTCTGCAGGAAGTGGCGTCCGGCGCCGATTTTGTCAATCAGGCCGGTACCGCGTTCCAGGAAATCCGCAGCGTCGTTGCGCAGCTGCACGAGCAGGTCGTTACGATCCAGTCCAATATCGGCCATGTCGCAAGCGGCGCCGATACGGTTACCGGGCAGTTTATCCGCGTCGAAGACCTGAGCCGCAAAACGTCCAGCGAAACGCAGACGGTCAGCGCCTCTACGCAGGAACAGTCCGCAACGATGCAGGAAATGGCGGCCTCCAGCCATCAATTGGCGCAGATGGCCGAAGATCTGGCTAAGGCGATCAGCCGTTTTAAGGTCTAG
- a CDS encoding peptide chain release factor 3: MEELKQETLRRRTYAIISHPDAGKTTLTEKLLLYGGAIRLAGTVKARKANKHAVSDWMEIEKQRGISVTSSVLQFDYDGYRVNILDTPGHQDFSEDTYRTLMAADSAVMLIDVAKGVEDQTKKLFKVCRQRNIPIFTFVNKLDRFGKSPFELMEEIEEVLGIRCYPMNWPVGIHGNYVGIYNRREGQVELFDKDGGHGKTIRSSSKASLDDPIFRETLGDEVFQALKDDIELLDMAGDAFDMDQVTAGELTPMFFGSAMTNFGVRNFLEEFLRLAPPPVARQASIGEVNPVEQPFSAFVFKIQANMNPAHRDRLAFIRICSGKFTRGMPVFHAETGKLIKLAQPQQFLAQERNLVEEAYPGDIIGLFDPGVFGIGDTLCAEGQDFKFENFPVFPPELFAKVQAKDSMKRKQFVKGMTQLTQEGAVQVFRQPDSAVEAFIIGTVGSLQFEVLEYRLKNEYGVDLLIDRLAYSVARWLIGEEQDLSSLKGIDSGMVIRDIQDRPVLLLSNEWSLRWVEERNPDVKFLVVPQDARRV, translated from the coding sequence ATGGAAGAATTGAAACAAGAAACGTTGCGGCGGCGTACCTATGCGATCATCTCGCATCCCGACGCCGGCAAGACGACGTTAACGGAAAAATTATTGCTGTATGGAGGCGCCATCCGTTTGGCTGGCACCGTAAAGGCCAGAAAGGCCAATAAACATGCGGTTTCGGACTGGATGGAAATCGAGAAGCAGCGCGGCATCTCGGTCACGTCCAGCGTGCTGCAATTCGACTATGACGGCTATCGCGTCAACATTCTCGATACGCCGGGACATCAGGACTTCAGCGAGGACACGTACCGGACGCTGATGGCGGCGGACAGCGCGGTCATGTTGATCGATGTGGCGAAAGGCGTCGAGGATCAGACGAAGAAACTGTTCAAGGTTTGCCGGCAGCGCAACATCCCGATCTTCACGTTCGTCAACAAGCTGGACCGTTTCGGCAAGAGTCCGTTTGAATTGATGGAAGAAATCGAAGAGGTGCTCGGCATTCGCTGCTATCCGATGAACTGGCCGGTGGGCATTCACGGCAATTATGTCGGCATTTACAATCGACGCGAAGGACAGGTGGAGCTGTTTGACAAGGACGGCGGCCACGGCAAGACGATCCGTTCGTCGAGCAAGGCCAGTCTTGATGATCCGATCTTCCGCGAGACGCTCGGCGATGAAGTATTCCAGGCGCTCAAGGACGATATCGAGCTGCTGGATATGGCGGGCGATGCGTTTGACATGGATCAGGTAACGGCCGGTGAATTGACGCCGATGTTCTTCGGCAGTGCGATGACGAATTTCGGCGTGCGCAATTTTCTCGAAGAATTTCTTCGACTTGCGCCGCCTCCGGTTGCGCGTCAGGCGAGCATCGGGGAAGTGAATCCGGTGGAGCAGCCGTTTTCGGCTTTTGTCTTCAAGATCCAGGCGAATATGAATCCGGCGCATCGCGACCGTTTGGCCTTCATTCGGATCTGTTCCGGCAAATTCACGCGCGGCATGCCGGTCTTTCATGCGGAAACCGGCAAACTGATCAAGCTGGCGCAGCCGCAGCAATTCCTCGCACAGGAGCGCAATCTGGTCGAAGAAGCGTATCCGGGCGACATCATCGGCTTGTTTGATCCGGGGGTCTTCGGTATCGGTGACACATTGTGCGCCGAAGGTCAGGATTTTAAATTTGAAAATTTTCCGGTCTTTCCGCCGGAACTGTTTGCCAAGGTGCAAGCTAAGGACAGCATGAAACGCAAGCAGTTCGTGAAGGGAATGACGCAGCTGACGCAGGAAGGTGCGGTACAGGTTTTCCGCCAACCGGACAGCGCGGTGGAAGCGTTCATCATCGGTACGGTCGGCAGCCTGCAGTTTGAAGTGCTCGAATACCGCCTGAAGAATGAATACGGCGTCGATCTTTTGATCGATCGTCTGGCCTATAGCGTGGCACGCTGGCTGATTGGCGAAGAGCAGGATTTAAGTTCGCTCAAGGGCATCGACAGCGGTATGGTGATCCGTGATATTCAGGATCGGCCGGTGCTTTTGCTCTCAAACGAATGGTCGCTGCGCTGGGTGGAAGAACGCAATCCCGATGTGAAATTCTTAGTGGTGCCGCAGGACGCGCGCCGCGTATAA
- a CDS encoding fructose-specific PTS transporter subunit EIIC — MKILAVTACPTGIAHTYMAAEALQLAAKEMGLDLKVETRGSVGAENELTAADLAEAHAVILAVDTSVDRDRFAGLPIIEAAVKDAITNPKALLEKACQAKKTDTFTAAVMTAKEEGKQKQSAIYKHLMTGVSHMLPLVVAGGLLIAISFIFGIEAFKEKGTLAAALMDIGGGSAFALMVPVLAGFIAYSIADRPGLTPGLIGGMLAAKIGAGFLGGIVAGFLAGYVARWLRESISLPRALEGLKPILIIPLLSSAVVGLLMIYIIGTPVKAIMDFMTATLSGMTSSNAAVLGLILGAMMAFDMGGPVNKSAYTFAVGLLGSNVFEPMAAVMAAGMTPPLGLALATYLFRNKFSAEEREAGKAAGVMGISFITEGAIPFAASDPLRVIPSIMIGSALTGALSMAFGCTLRAPHGGIFVLPIPHAVGNLGMYVLAILAGTIVTAICLALCKPRLDKA; from the coding sequence ATGAAAATTCTTGCTGTCACCGCCTGCCCAACCGGCATCGCTCATACGTATATGGCCGCCGAAGCGCTGCAATTGGCCGCTAAGGAAATGGGCCTTGATCTGAAGGTAGAAACCCGCGGCTCGGTCGGTGCGGAAAATGAACTGACCGCCGCCGATCTGGCCGAAGCGCACGCGGTCATTCTTGCCGTGGACACCAGCGTAGATCGGGATCGTTTTGCCGGTCTGCCTATCATTGAAGCCGCGGTCAAAGATGCGATCACAAACCCCAAAGCCTTGCTGGAAAAAGCCTGTCAGGCAAAAAAAACGGATACTTTCACTGCGGCGGTCATGACCGCCAAAGAAGAAGGCAAACAAAAACAGTCTGCGATTTACAAACACTTGATGACCGGCGTTTCGCACATGTTGCCGCTCGTTGTCGCCGGCGGTCTGTTAATCGCCATCTCGTTCATCTTCGGCATCGAAGCCTTTAAGGAAAAAGGCACGCTGGCAGCCGCTCTGATGGATATCGGCGGCGGTTCCGCCTTTGCCCTCATGGTTCCGGTCTTAGCAGGCTTCATCGCCTACTCCATCGCCGACCGTCCGGGTCTGACGCCGGGCTTGATCGGCGGCATGCTGGCCGCCAAGATCGGCGCCGGTTTCCTCGGCGGCATCGTCGCCGGTTTCCTCGCCGGTTACGTCGCCCGCTGGCTGCGCGAATCCATTTCGCTGCCGCGCGCGCTGGAAGGCCTGAAGCCGATTCTGATTATTCCTTTGCTTTCCTCCGCCGTCGTCGGCTTGCTGATGATTTATATCATCGGTACGCCGGTCAAGGCGATTATGGATTTCATGACCGCGACGCTCAGCGGCATGACCTCCTCGAATGCCGCCGTACTCGGCCTGATCCTCGGCGCTATGATGGCGTTCGACATGGGCGGACCGGTCAACAAATCCGCTTACACCTTTGCGGTCGGCCTGCTTGGCAGCAACGTCTTCGAACCGATGGCCGCCGTTATGGCCGCAGGCATGACGCCGCCGCTCGGTTTGGCCTTGGCGACGTATCTCTTCCGCAACAAATTCAGCGCAGAGGAACGTGAGGCGGGAAAAGCCGCCGGCGTGATGGGCATCTCCTTCATCACCGAAGGCGCGATCCCGTTTGCAGCAAGCGATCCGCTGCGCGTCATCCCCTCGATCATGATCGGTTCGGCGCTGACCGGTGCGCTCTCGATGGCCTTCGGCTGCACGCTGCGTGCGCCGCACGGCGGCATCTTCGTCCTGCCGATTCCGCACGCAGTGGGCAATCTCGGCATGTACGTCCTGGCGATCCTGGCCGGCACGATCGTAACCGCGATTTGCCTCGCACTTTGTAAACCCCGTCTCGATAAAGCATAA
- a CDS encoding PTS glucose transporter subunit IIA, whose protein sequence is MFGLFSKKSQLLAPLDGSVIAIDQVPDAVFAQKTVGDGAAIADVTGDLVCAPADGSLEMVFHTNHAFVVKTTDELEVLVHIGINTVELKGQGFERLVEPGTAVKAGQPIIRIDRSVILGAGLSLVTPVVITNGALLSSLEAAVGKTVKAGQDMLLSYKQK, encoded by the coding sequence ATGTTTGGTTTGTTCAGCAAAAAATCACAACTCTTAGCGCCGCTAGACGGCAGCGTGATCGCGATCGATCAGGTTCCCGACGCGGTCTTCGCGCAAAAAACGGTCGGCGACGGCGCCGCGATTGCCGATGTGACCGGCGATCTCGTCTGCGCACCGGCGGACGGCAGCCTGGAAATGGTCTTTCACACCAATCACGCCTTCGTCGTGAAGACGACCGATGAACTCGAAGTCCTGGTTCATATCGGCATCAACACGGTCGAACTGAAAGGTCAGGGTTTCGAGCGCTTGGTCGAACCGGGCACTGCGGTAAAAGCAGGCCAGCCGATCATCCGCATCGATCGCAGCGTAATTTTGGGCGCGGGCCTTTCGCTCGTCACGCCGGTCGTGATCACGAACGGCGCTCTGCTCAGCAGCTTGGAAGCCGCTGTCGGCAAGACGGTCAAAGCCGGGCAAGATATGCTCCTCAGCTACAAGCAAAAATAA
- a CDS encoding DUF1858 domain-containing protein: protein MLPTGANLQKIRDGKKTYAITPQIPGGFIKPDALRKYADAAEKYHGVLKLTSAQRIMITNLAAEDVEAVWSELGMQPAIGFANCVRSVKVCPGSLFCKRGKQDSVKLGLELDRLYHKKEMPSRLKIGVAGCQNSCAEVHVKDIGLLGTDDGWDVYVGGSAGAQPRLADKIIQALDYEEALRMVGVIIKYYQENAEIERIGPFIDRIGLKKFKNDVLARFYQAAEAEMSTPAPKEPPKEEATQTGETLSLGQAVDADSIISEIIRVYPQTISVLRSFGMGCLGCPSATGEPLHKAAEIHGLAVNELVEKINAVLTK, encoded by the coding sequence ATGTTGCCAACGGGAGCCAATTTACAAAAAATAAGGGATGGTAAAAAGACATACGCGATCACGCCGCAGATCCCCGGCGGATTTATAAAACCGGATGCTTTGCGAAAATATGCCGATGCGGCGGAAAAATATCATGGTGTGCTGAAGCTGACTTCGGCGCAACGGATCATGATCACGAATCTGGCGGCAGAGGATGTGGAAGCGGTCTGGAGCGAACTCGGCATGCAGCCGGCGATCGGCTTTGCCAATTGCGTGCGCAGCGTCAAGGTATGCCCGGGCAGTCTCTTTTGCAAACGCGGCAAACAGGACAGCGTGAAACTCGGTCTGGAACTGGACCGCTTGTATCATAAGAAGGAAATGCCGTCGCGTCTTAAGATCGGAGTGGCCGGCTGCCAGAACTCCTGTGCAGAAGTGCATGTCAAAGATATCGGTTTGCTTGGCACGGATGACGGCTGGGATGTCTATGTCGGGGGCAGCGCCGGAGCGCAGCCGCGCCTTGCGGACAAAATCATCCAGGCGCTCGACTACGAAGAAGCGCTGCGCATGGTCGGCGTCATCATCAAATATTATCAGGAAAACGCCGAAATCGAGCGCATCGGCCCATTCATCGATCGGATCGGTCTGAAAAAATTCAAGAACGATGTTCTGGCCCGTTTTTATCAGGCGGCTGAGGCAGAAATGTCGACGCCTGCGCCTAAAGAGCCGCCTAAAGAGGAAGCGACGCAGACAGGAGAAACGCTCAGCTTGGGGCAGGCGGTGGACGCGGACAGCATCATCAGCGAGATCATCCGGGTCTACCCGCAGACGATCTCGGTACTGCGTTCGTTCGGCATGGGCTGTCTGGGCTGCCCGTCGGCAACCGGCGAACCGCTGCACAAAGCGGCGGAAATCCACGGTCTGGCGGTTAACGAACTGGTGGAAAAAATCAATGCGGTGCTTACGAAATAA
- the ptsG gene encoding glucose-specific PTS transporter subunit IIBC → MIKQSFGVLQKVGRSLMLPVALLPAAGILLALGNALQNPQMLSALPALDVHWLQAVAKVMEAAGGIVFANLSLLFAVGVAVGLSGGDGVAGLAAIVGYLIMNVTIGLMAGVTPEMVGKNPALAMVLGIPTLQTGVFGGIICGIMASQIYKRFYNISLPSYLGFFAGKRFVPIVTAASAVLLGIAMVFLWPPIQHGLTSFSKNMIDTNKTLAAFIFGVIERSLIPFGLHHIFYNPFWYQFGEYVNHAGQIVNGDQSIFFAQMKDGVPFTAGTFMTGKFPFMMFGLPAAALAIYQEAKPEKKTQVAGIMFSAALTSFLTGITEPIEFSFLFVAPILFGVHCLFAGLSFMTMHILNVKIGMTFSGGVIDYFLFGILPNRTDWWLVIPVGLAFAVVYYFGFRFAIRTWNLATPGREEEENGAAASAATAPLKGAELALNVLQALGGKENLTSLDACITRLRVSVADIKKVDGDRLKKLGASGIMEVGDNLQVIFGPQSDNIKTKIQEIIARGDDKAPLKAAPTPS, encoded by the coding sequence ATGATTAAACAATCTTTCGGCGTGCTGCAAAAAGTCGGCCGCTCCCTGATGCTGCCGGTAGCCTTGCTGCCAGCGGCCGGTATCCTTCTCGCGCTGGGCAATGCGCTGCAAAATCCGCAGATGCTTAGCGCGCTGCCTGCTCTTGACGTGCATTGGCTGCAGGCTGTGGCCAAGGTAATGGAAGCGGCGGGCGGCATCGTCTTCGCCAACCTGTCGCTGCTCTTCGCGGTCGGCGTCGCGGTCGGTCTTTCCGGCGGCGATGGCGTCGCAGGGTTGGCCGCAATCGTCGGCTACCTGATCATGAACGTCACCATCGGCTTGATGGCCGGCGTCACGCCGGAAATGGTCGGCAAGAATCCGGCGCTTGCAATGGTTCTTGGCATCCCGACGCTGCAAACCGGCGTCTTCGGCGGCATCATCTGCGGTATCATGGCTTCGCAAATTTACAAACGCTTTTACAACATCTCGCTGCCGAGCTACCTTGGCTTCTTTGCCGGCAAGCGTTTTGTGCCAATCGTCACGGCCGCCAGCGCCGTCCTCTTAGGCATCGCGATGGTCTTTCTCTGGCCGCCGATCCAGCACGGCCTGACTTCCTTCTCGAAAAATATGATCGACACCAATAAGACCCTGGCAGCCTTCATCTTCGGCGTTATCGAACGCTCGTTGATTCCGTTCGGCCTGCACCATATCTTCTATAATCCGTTCTGGTACCAGTTCGGCGAATACGTCAATCACGCCGGTCAGATCGTCAACGGCGATCAGAGCATCTTCTTCGCACAGATGAAAGACGGCGTTCCTTTCACCGCAGGTACGTTTATGACCGGTAAATTCCCGTTCATGATGTTCGGCCTGCCCGCTGCCGCACTGGCGATCTACCAGGAGGCAAAACCGGAAAAGAAAACGCAGGTCGCCGGCATCATGTTCTCTGCGGCATTGACTTCGTTCCTCACCGGCATCACGGAACCGATCGAATTCTCCTTCCTCTTTGTTGCCCCGATCCTCTTCGGCGTCCATTGCCTGTTTGCCGGACTTTCCTTCATGACGATGCACATCCTGAACGTCAAGATCGGCATGACCTTTTCCGGCGGCGTCATCGATTATTTCCTCTTCGGCATTCTGCCGAACCGTACCGACTGGTGGCTGGTTATTCCGGTCGGCCTGGCGTTCGCGGTCGTCTACTATTTCGGCTTCCGCTTTGCGATCCGCACCTGGAATCTGGCTACGCCGGGCCGTGAAGAGGAAGAAAACGGCGCAGCGGCTTCCGCCGCTACCGCCCCGCTCAAAGGCGCAGAACTAGCGCTCAATGTTTTGCAGGCGCTGGGCGGCAAAGAAAACCTCACCAGCCTTGATGCCTGCATCACGCGTCTGCGCGTCAGCGTTGCCGACATCAAGAAGGTCGACGGCGATCGTTTGAAAAAACTCGGCGCTTCCGGCATCATGGAAGTCGGCGACAACCTGCAGGTCATCTTCGGACCGCAATCCGACAACATCAAGACCAAGATTCAGGAGATCATCGCACGCGGCGATGACAAAGCGCCGCTTAAAGCGGCTCCGACTCCTTCGTAA